A genomic region of Mesorhizobium sp. NZP2077 contains the following coding sequences:
- a CDS encoding methyltransferase domain-containing protein, with amino-acid sequence MTQEINAQAGPVIELGPGTGSLTYSILNRGVPEKNLTLVEISAGFVKLLKKRFPRARVLRMDATRIGAQRLFENATVGSVVSGLGLRGMPPNQVAAILGGAFKYLRSDGTFYQITYGPRCPVPEWVLEQLGLHAALIGWTIWNLPPASVYRISRLPSHS; translated from the coding sequence ATGACGCAAGAGATCAATGCCCAAGCGGGCCCTGTCATTGAACTGGGACCGGGCACTGGATCCCTTACCTATTCCATTCTCAATCGCGGCGTGCCTGAGAAAAATCTCACGCTTGTGGAAATCAGTGCGGGTTTCGTCAAGCTCTTGAAAAAGCGTTTCCCGCGAGCGCGTGTCCTAAGAATGGATGCTACGCGGATTGGTGCTCAGCGCCTGTTCGAAAATGCCACTGTTGGTTCAGTCGTCAGCGGGTTGGGCTTGCGCGGCATGCCCCCGAACCAGGTCGCTGCCATCTTGGGCGGGGCCTTCAAATATCTGCGGTCTGATGGAACCTTCTACCAGATCACCTACGGTCCGCGTTGTCCGGTTCCAGAATGGGTTCTCGAACAGCTCGGCCTTCATGCGGCACTCATTGGCTGGACAATATGGAACTTACCGCCGGCGTCCGTCTATCGGATCTCCA
- a CDS encoding HipA domain-containing protein: MALESSETCGPGTGARDDAGQAAGVHRVLPEGWLAQVLHERDEREALRRGRRYMSNIVIVEGRDELAALPADVLTTTLATFLDAGRFTGVYAGPARGEIEETFEQNLARIFARAEPPRLSGVQIKAPMSLMPDGTLVAAIDQPFTHILKPAGTAGFEMLPIVEWLCPELGWAAGFEVPDAALIEMPDGISPPLVVERFDIRRGSQDDRRLEMEDFCSSVRRAAYAPIDGSCRGHRHPVPPRGLRLVDRQWRYACSKPLRRAPRLSRRCASRRSTTLSPRASSRALAATGWP; the protein is encoded by the coding sequence ATGGCGCTGGAAAGCTCAGAAACGTGTGGGCCCGGCACTGGTGCGCGAGACGACGCCGGGCAAGCTGCCGGCGTTCATCGAGTTCTGCCGGAGGGCTGGCTTGCCCAGGTCCTCCATGAACGCGACGAGCGCGAGGCGCTGCGGCGTGGCCGACGCTACATGTCCAATATCGTCATTGTCGAAGGCCGCGACGAGTTGGCGGCGTTGCCCGCCGATGTGCTCACCACGACCCTGGCGACCTTCCTCGATGCGGGTCGCTTTACCGGCGTATACGCCGGACCAGCGCGGGGCGAGATCGAGGAGACCTTCGAGCAGAATCTCGCCCGCATCTTCGCGCGCGCCGAACCGCCGCGGCTGTCGGGCGTCCAGATCAAGGCTCCGATGAGCCTGATGCCGGATGGCACTCTTGTCGCGGCCATAGACCAGCCCTTCACCCATATTCTCAAGCCCGCCGGTACGGCGGGCTTCGAGATGCTGCCGATCGTCGAGTGGCTCTGCCCCGAACTCGGCTGGGCGGCCGGGTTCGAGGTGCCCGACGCGGCCCTGATCGAGATGCCCGACGGGATATCCCCTCCACTGGTGGTCGAACGGTTCGATATCCGGCGCGGCTCTCAGGACGACCGCCGTCTGGAGATGGAAGACTTTTGCTCGAGCGTGCGGCGCGCGGCCTACGCCCCTATCGACGGATCCTGCCGTGGACATCGACATCCTGTTCCGCCGCGCGGTCTTCGCCTGGTTGATCGCCAATGGCGATATGCATGCTCAAAACCGCTAAGGCGGGCGCCAAGGCTTTCACGACGGTGCGCTTCGCGCCGCTCTACGACGCTGTCACCACGCGCGTCTTCCCGGGCCTTGGCGGCGACCGGATGGCCTTGA
- a CDS encoding LysR family transcriptional regulator: protein MELLQSDLKLRQLKVFREVLRAGSTRRAAAALGISQPAVSQHVKQLETTLGITLFKRSANRIVPLQEAWELLRNVELALTSLDRLETSIFAMKNEEKQRIAIAAPSVFGFVTLPKVVAIIHAKTASNVRSLSGSHEQIGEHILAGRADLGISRLPLDPSLFEWAPLGSARNVCIFHPDHRFAKQTCIEAQDLAGETIVDIDPQFAAHQMNFNALRFAGVEPDILVEFDCNGHEAGYVSAGLGISITNEIIAREYAAFQLGIKPVEPSALYHYVAIWQKGRTFSSALNVSLEAIIAAFSNMPSARGDP, encoded by the coding sequence ATGGAGTTGCTGCAGAGCGACCTGAAGCTCCGTCAGCTGAAGGTCTTCCGGGAAGTTTTGCGGGCCGGTTCGACAAGGCGAGCAGCGGCAGCGCTCGGGATAAGCCAGCCGGCCGTCAGTCAACATGTCAAGCAACTCGAGACCACGCTCGGCATCACACTCTTCAAGAGATCAGCCAACCGCATCGTCCCTCTGCAGGAAGCCTGGGAACTCCTACGAAACGTGGAGCTTGCCCTGACGTCCCTGGATCGGCTGGAAACGTCGATCTTCGCGATGAAGAATGAGGAAAAGCAGAGGATTGCAATTGCGGCCCCCTCCGTTTTCGGTTTCGTGACCTTGCCCAAGGTCGTGGCGATCATCCACGCAAAGACCGCTTCGAATGTCCGGTCGCTTTCGGGAAGCCACGAGCAGATCGGCGAACACATCCTGGCTGGGCGGGCAGATCTCGGAATCTCGAGACTTCCGCTCGACCCAAGTCTGTTTGAGTGGGCGCCGCTTGGGTCGGCACGCAATGTGTGCATCTTTCATCCCGACCACCGCTTTGCAAAACAGACCTGTATCGAGGCTCAAGACCTGGCAGGCGAAACGATCGTCGATATCGATCCGCAGTTCGCCGCACACCAGATGAACTTCAATGCGTTGCGCTTCGCCGGCGTTGAGCCGGACATACTGGTGGAATTCGATTGCAACGGTCACGAAGCCGGATACGTTTCCGCTGGGCTCGGTATTTCGATAACCAATGAAATCATTGCGCGTGAATACGCGGCGTTTCAGTTGGGAATAAAACCAGTGGAACCATCCGCGCTCTATCACTACGTGGCGATTTGGCAGAAGGGCAGGACCTTTTCCAGCGCATTGAATGTATCGCTCGAGGCGATCATCGCTGCGTTTTCAAATATGCCGTCTGCGAGGGGTGATCCTTGA
- a CDS encoding ABC transporter permease subunit (The N-terminal region of this protein, as described by TIGR01726, is a three transmembrane segment that identifies a subfamily of ABC transporter permease subunits, which specificities that include histidine, arginine, glutamine, glutamate, L-cystine (sic), the opines (in Agrobacterium) octopine and nopaline, etc.), whose product MGGFATQFVVALTVTIGLALVSGCLGTAFGLFLAISKGTAQPRINSVVTAYTTVVRGVPELLIILLIYFGGTTLASKIAGRYVEVNAFTAGVIALSVVFSGYATEVFRGAIAGVPAGQTEAAKSLGLNAWQRWVFVIGPQMLRLALPAYGNLWISLFKDTALVSIVGLTDIMRVAYVGAGSLRAPLTFYLAASALYLSLTTVTLLSVRLAERRYPALGR is encoded by the coding sequence ATGGGTGGTTTTGCTACTCAGTTTGTTGTCGCCCTCACCGTGACCATAGGCCTGGCTCTTGTCAGCGGCTGCCTGGGTACGGCATTTGGATTGTTCCTGGCGATTTCGAAGGGCACGGCACAACCGCGCATCAACAGTGTCGTGACGGCCTACACCACGGTTGTGCGTGGTGTGCCAGAACTTCTCATCATCCTGCTCATCTACTTCGGCGGAACGACCCTCGCCAGCAAGATCGCCGGCCGCTACGTTGAGGTGAACGCGTTCACCGCTGGGGTTATCGCGCTGTCGGTCGTCTTCAGCGGCTATGCGACCGAAGTGTTCCGCGGCGCGATTGCGGGAGTGCCTGCGGGTCAAACCGAAGCGGCAAAGTCGCTTGGGCTGAACGCCTGGCAGCGCTGGGTGTTCGTCATCGGACCGCAGATGCTGCGGCTGGCGCTGCCTGCCTATGGCAATCTCTGGATTTCGCTCTTCAAGGACACCGCGCTGGTTTCGATCGTCGGCCTGACCGACATCATGCGCGTTGCGTATGTTGGGGCCGGATCCTTGCGGGCACCGTTGACCTTCTACCTTGCGGCCTCCGCTCTCTATCTCTCGCTGACCACCGTCACGCTGCTGTCGGTCCGGTTGGCGGAGCGTCGCTATCCGGCACTCGGCCGGTAG
- a CDS encoding ABC transporter permease subunit (The N-terminal region of this protein, as described by TIGR01726, is a three transmembrane segment that identifies a subfamily of ABC transporter permease subunits, which specificities that include histidine, arginine, glutamine, glutamate, L-cystine (sic), the opines (in Agrobacterium) octopine and nopaline, etc.), with amino-acid sequence MNLGLMFDAMVVLPSGLGLTLTLTVLSLTAGFLVSVPLAFIRAFGRPGLSLAVLAYTYVVRGTPMLVQLFLLYYGLGQIEAVRASIFWVVLRDPFWCALLTFSLNSAAHTTEILCRGLQSVPRGVTEAAASLGLKRFQIARLVTFPIAFRISLPAYGNEIVGMIKGSSLASTVTLLEITGMARQLVSTTFAPYEIFIVAGAIYLSLTSIAVKAIQLLERRLSTDGSRVHRGKARLRPPLPGPEITTPLP; translated from the coding sequence ATGAACCTCGGCTTGATGTTCGACGCAATGGTTGTCCTGCCTTCGGGGCTTGGTCTCACATTGACCCTGACGGTCTTGTCGCTGACGGCCGGATTTCTTGTGTCCGTGCCGCTGGCCTTCATCCGCGCGTTCGGACGTCCCGGCCTCTCGCTCGCGGTGCTGGCATACACCTATGTTGTTCGCGGAACGCCGATGCTCGTCCAGCTCTTCCTGCTCTACTACGGCCTCGGCCAGATCGAGGCCGTGCGAGCCAGCATCTTCTGGGTCGTCCTGCGGGATCCTTTCTGGTGCGCCCTTCTGACATTTTCGCTGAACAGCGCGGCACACACCACCGAGATCCTGTGCCGCGGTCTCCAGTCCGTGCCCAGGGGTGTCACCGAGGCGGCCGCGTCTCTCGGCTTGAAACGCTTCCAGATCGCTCGCCTGGTCACCTTCCCGATCGCTTTCAGGATATCGCTTCCGGCCTACGGCAACGAGATCGTGGGGATGATCAAGGGCTCCTCCCTGGCGAGCACCGTGACGCTGCTCGAGATCACCGGCATGGCGAGACAGTTGGTGTCGACGACGTTCGCACCTTACGAGATCTTCATCGTCGCCGGAGCGATCTACCTGTCGCTCACCTCGATCGCGGTGAAAGCGATCCAGTTGCTGGAACGGCGACTGTCGACCGACGGCAGTCGTGTGCATCGAGGCAAAGCCCGATTGCGCCCGCCCTTGCCTGGCCCCGAGATCACGACGCCCCTGCCCTGA
- a CDS encoding CapA family protein has protein sequence MKDQFCAVVTGQSLITHDVRDVKDERFIAVTDFLRQGDVVFTNFESTILGKHGGWPTKGKYFGYSRAEVLDALQAIGFNALALANNHAFDLGAGGVLSTLEEVEARGFLHAGIGADETEARKPGRRRLGARAVALLAMDAGPGPTNMYAEDRTAFRPARPGVNRLNTVRKMGVPDGHFRRLAKLGAHLQSSPFELTNYAQPEDPVEVSAGKEINFYGTVFTQAADFGRQIEVDQQSAAIHLSAIRHAAAQGDFVIAYLHHHHWEPGWQDVPRWVQTFARMCIDAGANLFVSHGAPVLQAVEIHNGAPIFYGLGNFLFHVHPDETEWDPPEVWQSIVAACHYDAGGNLAGIDLLPVAIGADPQSLGSATGRLVPVAVTGSAAQDILEGFATRSRAFGVDIELSSTCGRITAPLPRKFG, from the coding sequence ATGAAAGACCAGTTCTGCGCGGTCGTTACCGGCCAATCCCTGATCACGCATGACGTCCGTGACGTCAAAGACGAACGCTTCATCGCGGTTACGGACTTCCTGCGCCAAGGCGACGTCGTCTTCACCAACTTCGAGTCGACAATCCTGGGCAAGCACGGCGGCTGGCCGACCAAGGGCAAGTATTTCGGATATTCCAGGGCTGAAGTGCTCGACGCTTTGCAAGCCATCGGTTTCAACGCGCTTGCACTGGCAAACAACCACGCCTTCGATCTCGGCGCCGGCGGTGTCCTCTCGACGCTGGAGGAAGTGGAAGCGCGCGGCTTCCTGCATGCCGGCATCGGGGCCGACGAGACGGAAGCGAGGAAACCGGGCCGGCGCCGTCTGGGCGCGCGCGCGGTCGCGCTTCTTGCGATGGATGCAGGCCCCGGCCCGACCAACATGTATGCCGAAGACCGCACGGCCTTCCGGCCGGCTCGGCCCGGCGTCAATCGTCTGAACACCGTTCGCAAGATGGGAGTGCCGGACGGACATTTCCGCAGACTGGCAAAGCTTGGCGCCCATTTGCAAAGCTCTCCCTTTGAACTGACCAATTATGCGCAACCGGAGGATCCGGTAGAGGTGTCGGCCGGCAAGGAGATCAACTTCTACGGCACCGTGTTCACGCAAGCCGCCGATTTCGGCCGACAGATCGAGGTCGACCAGCAAAGTGCAGCCATCCATTTATCCGCCATCCGGCACGCGGCAGCACAAGGCGATTTCGTCATCGCCTATCTGCACCACCATCATTGGGAACCAGGGTGGCAGGACGTGCCGCGCTGGGTGCAGACCTTCGCGCGGATGTGCATCGACGCCGGCGCCAACCTGTTCGTCAGCCACGGCGCTCCGGTGCTGCAGGCCGTGGAAATCCACAATGGCGCACCGATCTTCTACGGCCTTGGAAACTTCCTTTTCCACGTCCACCCAGACGAAACCGAATGGGATCCACCGGAAGTCTGGCAGAGCATTGTCGCCGCGTGCCATTATGATGCGGGCGGAAACCTCGCAGGCATTGATCTCTTGCCCGTAGCGATCGGCGCGGACCCTCAGTCCCTCGGATCAGCAACGGGCAGACTGGTGCCCGTTGCCGTGACGGGAAGCGCGGCGCAAGACATCCTCGAGGGATTCGCCACCCGCTCGCGAGCGTTCGGCGTCGACATCGAACTTTCCTCGACCTGCGGCCGCATCACTGCGCCTCTTCCCCGAAAATTCGGCTGA
- a CDS encoding helix-turn-helix transcriptional regulator has product MLKPQRAVLLRTGPKPKIESEPHPADHHVGRQIATVRVQSDVSQAQLARSIGISFQQLQKYENARNRVSASMLYEIANSLGVPVGRFFAGLPGNDQTSVEARPLPVDERLDFIASAEGRRLIEGLMILPPRVRGRVSALIAALGEELASSDANSKTVGEAGPAERKIA; this is encoded by the coding sequence TTGTTAAAACCGCAACGCGCCGTCCTCCTTCGGACGGGGCCGAAGCCAAAGATCGAGAGTGAACCTCATCCCGCCGATCACCATGTCGGCAGGCAGATTGCGACCGTTCGCGTCCAATCCGACGTATCGCAAGCCCAACTTGCCCGATCGATAGGCATCAGTTTCCAGCAGCTCCAGAAATACGAGAACGCGCGCAATCGTGTGAGCGCGTCGATGCTTTACGAGATCGCAAATTCGCTCGGCGTTCCCGTCGGCCGCTTCTTCGCAGGTCTGCCGGGAAACGACCAGACAAGCGTCGAGGCGCGGCCGCTGCCGGTCGATGAGCGCCTGGATTTCATCGCCAGCGCGGAAGGCCGGCGTCTTATCGAAGGGTTGATGATCCTGCCGCCGCGCGTGCGCGGCCGCGTCTCGGCGCTGATCGCCGCATTGGGGGAAGAACTGGCATCATCAGATGCAAACAGCAAGACGGTTGGCGAAGCGGGGCCGGCCGAACGCAAGATCGCTTGA
- a CDS encoding helix-turn-helix domain-containing protein codes for MVSPRQIRAARALLGWSQQELADKAIVSLNALARLENGKVDSRVSTLQAIEAALTKAGVEFLSAGQKGEGVRLLDPHA; via the coding sequence ATGGTCAGTCCACGACAGATTCGAGCCGCACGGGCTTTGCTTGGTTGGTCGCAGCAGGAGCTTGCGGACAAGGCAATTGTGTCGCTGAATGCGCTGGCCCGATTGGAAAACGGAAAGGTGGATTCCCGGGTCAGCACTTTGCAGGCCATCGAGGCGGCTCTGACAAAAGCAGGTGTCGAATTCTTGTCTGCTGGTCAAAAGGGTGAAGGTGTACGGCTGTTAGATCCTCATGCTTGA
- a CDS encoding transcriptional regulator, translating into MKEITGVQIRAARASIRWSAEDLAEAASVGVATVRRAEAADGVPPITTANRNAIRGALEKAGIEFIPENGGGAGVRLAKRQ; encoded by the coding sequence ATGAAAGAAATTACCGGCGTCCAGATCAGAGCAGCGCGAGCGTCGATCCGTTGGAGCGCTGAAGATTTGGCCGAAGCAGCTAGCGTGGGCGTGGCGACAGTCAGGCGCGCAGAAGCTGCGGATGGCGTCCCTCCGATCACCACAGCAAATCGGAACGCGATCCGCGGTGCCCTTGAAAAGGCGGGCATCGAATTCATTCCGGAAAACGGTGGTGGCGCTGGCGTGCGCTTGGCCAAACGGCAATAG
- a CDS encoding isochorismatase family protein: MKRREILIAGAAAGAATLLTTPTTAVAAAAGSTSSSKTKGNDMTLNKWMIDPNDAVLLLIDHQSGLFQLVRDMEYRELRNNVTALAKVAKIGKIPTVVTASVPDGANGPTIPDILLSNPDAVYVPRSGPINAWDHRPFVEAIEKTKRKTLLIAGTLTSICMVFPALKALEAGYKVFCIVDASGNWSKMATDISIARVTQAGAMPIDTFAAITEVMHTWDRPDAMDFAKVFVDHVEPAYGALFESYYAAQKAAK, translated from the coding sequence ATGAAGCGCAGAGAGATACTTATTGCCGGCGCTGCAGCCGGCGCAGCGACATTGCTGACGACGCCGACGACAGCGGTAGCCGCCGCCGCAGGCAGCACATCCAGTTCCAAAACCAAAGGAAATGACATGACATTAAACAAGTGGATGATTGACCCGAACGATGCTGTATTGCTGCTGATAGATCATCAGAGCGGCTTGTTCCAGTTGGTCCGTGATATGGAGTATAGGGAACTCCGTAACAACGTAACTGCTCTTGCGAAGGTAGCGAAGATCGGGAAGATCCCGACAGTTGTCACGGCATCAGTTCCCGACGGTGCAAATGGTCCGACCATTCCCGATATCCTGCTGAGCAACCCCGATGCGGTGTACGTTCCACGCAGCGGCCCGATCAACGCATGGGATCACCGCCCCTTTGTCGAAGCGATCGAGAAAACCAAGCGGAAGACACTGCTGATCGCAGGCACACTCACCAGCATTTGCATGGTGTTTCCTGCACTGAAAGCCCTCGAGGCTGGATACAAAGTGTTCTGCATTGTGGATGCATCGGGCAATTGGTCGAAGATGGCGACCGACATATCCATTGCCCGGGTCACGCAGGCGGGCGCGATGCCGATTGACACATTCGCGGCGATTACAGAGGTGATGCACACTTGGGATCGCCCAGACGCGATGGATTTCGCCAAGGTCTTTGTCGACCACGTCGAACCGGCATATGGCGCGTTGTTTGAAAGCTATTACGCGGCACAGAAGGCCGCGAAATAG
- a CDS encoding pirin family protein: MEAAMTVTSALQDSAVEHLILPPVRDLGDGFKVRRALPSAQRRTVGPFIFLDHFGPVVFREGAGLNVRPHPHIGLSTLTYLLEGEMVHRDSIGSVETVRPGDVNWMTAGSGIVHSERSPAKLQAQGGTMFGQQIWVALPKALEEMQPGFSNHANGTLPRLQADGASLTVVAGSAFGERSPVPVYSDLMYVDAVLQPGARLQVPTDHIERAVFVVSGEIEVAGQTGTFGEAQFVVFKPGAEIIVSTRGGAHLMLVGGEPFPEQRHVYWNFVSSSKDRIEQAKDDWRQGRFPEVAGETEFIPLPPEPTQVESAGS; encoded by the coding sequence ATGGAGGCGGCAATGACTGTTACGAGTGCCCTGCAAGACTCGGCAGTGGAACATTTGATCCTTCCGCCTGTTCGCGATCTGGGTGATGGGTTCAAGGTTCGCCGTGCGCTCCCATCGGCACAGCGCCGCACGGTTGGTCCTTTCATTTTCCTCGATCATTTCGGACCGGTGGTGTTTCGAGAAGGGGCTGGCCTGAATGTCCGCCCCCATCCCCATATCGGCCTGTCGACCCTCACCTACCTGCTCGAAGGCGAAATGGTTCATCGAGACAGCATCGGGAGCGTTGAGACGGTCCGTCCCGGTGACGTGAACTGGATGACAGCGGGTAGCGGCATCGTCCACTCCGAGCGCTCACCCGCGAAATTGCAGGCTCAAGGTGGAACGATGTTCGGCCAGCAAATCTGGGTCGCCTTGCCCAAGGCGCTCGAAGAAATGCAGCCGGGTTTCTCCAATCACGCCAACGGCACTCTGCCCAGGCTCCAGGCCGACGGAGCCTCGCTCACCGTCGTTGCGGGCAGTGCGTTCGGAGAACGCTCGCCGGTGCCGGTCTATTCGGACCTGATGTATGTCGACGCCGTGCTCCAGCCTGGCGCGCGGTTGCAAGTGCCCACGGATCATATCGAGCGGGCCGTGTTTGTCGTCTCTGGCGAGATTGAAGTCGCCGGCCAGACAGGAACATTCGGCGAAGCGCAGTTTGTCGTCTTCAAGCCTGGCGCGGAGATCATCGTGAGCACACGCGGCGGAGCGCATCTGATGCTGGTCGGCGGCGAACCTTTTCCCGAGCAACGTCACGTCTACTGGAACTTCGTTTCGAGTTCCAAGGATCGGATCGAGCAAGCGAAGGACGACTGGCGGCAGGGCCGCTTCCCCGAAGTCGCTGGCGAAACGGAGTTCATTCCGTTGCCGCCAGAGCCTACGCAGGTCGAGTCTGCCGGCTCATGA
- a CDS encoding LysR family transcriptional regulator: MLDGVSLDQLRTFVAAADEGSFSAAARRLRRTQSAVSETMANLETQLGVALFDRSARYPRLTTEGSVLLADARAVVSGVDGMKARAKGISGGLEAELAAVIDVFFPISAVAEVAHEFRGQFPATPLRLLVEALGGAVQPVLDGRASFGIVGSLPVLPSGLVAERVTSVDFVMVAAANHPLAAYGGLIPRDELARHVQLVLTDRSDLSAGREIAVISPSTWRLADLFAKHAFLISGLGWGGMPLHVVGKDIAEGRLVELSIQDIPRGGLKLPISAIFPIVAPPGPAGRWMIERLKQCSNEMPGKWPMDKVFTTSVPGPER; encoded by the coding sequence GTGCTTGATGGTGTTTCTCTTGACCAGTTGCGGACTTTTGTTGCCGCAGCTGACGAAGGAAGCTTCTCTGCTGCGGCTCGGCGCCTCAGGCGAACCCAGTCCGCCGTCAGCGAAACCATGGCCAACTTGGAGACGCAGCTTGGTGTCGCGCTTTTCGACCGGAGCGCTCGATATCCGCGGCTGACGACCGAGGGTAGTGTCCTTCTTGCCGACGCTCGGGCTGTCGTTTCCGGCGTTGATGGCATGAAGGCACGCGCGAAAGGAATATCAGGAGGGCTAGAGGCGGAGCTGGCTGCGGTGATCGACGTCTTCTTTCCGATCTCCGCGGTTGCCGAGGTCGCCCACGAGTTTCGCGGACAATTCCCCGCCACACCTTTGCGGCTACTTGTCGAAGCCCTCGGCGGCGCGGTGCAACCCGTCTTGGATGGTCGCGCGAGCTTCGGCATCGTTGGATCTTTGCCAGTACTGCCCTCTGGCCTTGTGGCCGAGCGCGTCACCAGCGTTGACTTTGTCATGGTCGCGGCTGCAAACCATCCGCTCGCGGCGTATGGTGGCCTCATTCCACGGGATGAGCTGGCGCGACACGTTCAACTGGTGCTCACTGATCGATCCGATCTCTCGGCCGGGCGGGAGATCGCAGTCATATCGCCTTCAACCTGGCGGTTGGCTGACCTGTTTGCCAAGCACGCCTTTCTCATCAGCGGGCTGGGTTGGGGTGGTATGCCGCTCCACGTCGTTGGGAAGGACATCGCCGAGGGGCGGCTTGTTGAACTTTCGATCCAGGATATACCACGGGGCGGACTCAAGCTGCCGATATCGGCCATCTTCCCAATCGTCGCACCTCCAGGACCCGCCGGCCGTTGGATGATCGAGCGCCTTAAACAGTGTTCAAACGAAATGCCGGGCAAATGGCCTATGGACAAGGTCTTCACGACGTCCGTGCCCGGCCCCGAGCGGTGA